One region of Esox lucius isolate fEsoLuc1 chromosome 17, fEsoLuc1.pri, whole genome shotgun sequence genomic DNA includes:
- the rassf1 gene encoding ras association domain-containing protein 1 isoform X1 — MLNMGSEPPQAVSRLFAWVNGMSKCELIELKDLSLNDRIELAPDPPAPLLPPAPLTPRQVRALERPSQAVRMTGDSVSVEGPSWFPGQGGKGHDFQPCSYTQIAWCDLCGEFIWSLYKLSLSCVNCSYTCHHHCRPYIQLDCSTDSRLLPTDETDVSDDIVETDTNVDVIEPIDWGKQVLSLGDIQQKVKEYNAQINSNLYMVLNRDGSYTGFIRVVFKLTRPVSLPSPAKTSPQLEEGQQERGLKRRTSFYLPKGTAKHLHISSRTRAREVIEALLNKFTVVDNPAKFALFERSERQNQIYLRKLSDDERPLHLRLCAGPNEKVLSLVLKENETGEINWDAFSFPELRNFLQILQREEEEHVRQIIKRYALTRDKMKEALASGTAPG, encoded by the exons ATGCTAAACATGGGTAGTGAACCCCCCCAGGCAGTTTCCCGGCTGTTCGCCTGGGTCAACGGGATGTCCAAGTGTGAGCTGATTGAGCTGAAGGACCTCAGCCTGAATGATCGAATTGAGCTGGCACCAGACCCACCAGCACCTCTGCTCCCTCCAGCGCCCCTGACTCCCAGACAGGTGAGGGCTCTGGAGAGGCCCAGTCAGGCGGTCCGGATGACGGGGGACAGTGTTAGTGTTGAGGGGCCCTCGTGGTTCCCGGGGCAGGGTGGGAAGGGACATGACTTCCAGCCTTGCAGCTATACTCAGATCGCATGGTGCGACCTTTGTGGAGAATTCATTTGGAGCCTCTACAAACTGAGCCTGAGCTGTGTTA ACTGCAGTTACACCTGTCACCACCATTGTCGACCTTATATCCAGTTGGATTGCAGCACAGACAGTAGGCTCCTCCCTACTGATGAAACAGATGTTTCTGATGACATTGTAGAGACTGATACCAATGTGGATGTG ATTGAACCTATAGACTGGGGGAAACAAGTGCTTTCTCTCGGTGACATCCAGCAGAAGGTAAAGGAATACAACGCTCAGATCAACAGCAATCTCTACATGGTGCTG AACCGAGATGGATCATACACTGGCTTCATCAGGGTCGTTTTTAAGCTAACTCGCCCTGTGTCACTTCCGTCCCCCGCAAAGACATCCCCACAACTGGAGGAGGGCCAGCAAGAACGGGGGCTGAAGCGCCGGACCTCCTTCTACCTCCCCAAAGGCACGGCTAAACACCTGCATATTAGCTCACGGACACGGGCACGAGAAGTCATAGAGGCCCTGCTCAATAAGTTCACAGTGGTGGACAACCCTGCCAAGTTCGCCCTGTTTGAACGCAGCGAACGTCAAAACCAGA TATATCTCCGTAAGCTGTCTGATGACGAGCGTCCGCTTCACCTGCGTCTTTGTGCCGGACCCAATGAGAAGGTCCTCAGTCTGGTGTTGAAAGAGAATGAAACCGGGGAGATCAAT TGGGATGCCTTCAGCTTTCCTGAGTTGCGCAATTTCCTGCAGATCCTTCAGCGCGAGGAAGAAGAACACGTCCGGCAGATAATCAAGCGCTACGCTCTTACGAGGGATAAGATGAAAGAGGCCTTGGCTAGTGGTACCGCCCCTGGCTGA
- the rassf1 gene encoding ras association domain-containing protein 1 isoform X2 — protein MDIASSFEMTWGSTTSSGYCSQDDSDSELELFYTARTSFSKVKRKTIEPIDWGKQVLSLGDIQQKVKEYNAQINSNLYMVLNRDGSYTGFIRVVFKLTRPVSLPSPAKTSPQLEEGQQERGLKRRTSFYLPKGTAKHLHISSRTRAREVIEALLNKFTVVDNPAKFALFERSERQNQIYLRKLSDDERPLHLRLCAGPNEKVLSLVLKENETGEINWDAFSFPELRNFLQILQREEEEHVRQIIKRYALTRDKMKEALASGTAPG, from the exons ATGGACATTGCCTCTTCGTTTGAGATGACTTGGGGAAGTACAACCAGCAGTGGATACTGTAGCCAGGACGATTCAGACTCAGAGTTGGAGCTCTTCTACACGGCCCGCACGTCCTTTAGTAAAGTCAAAAGGAAAACG ATTGAACCTATAGACTGGGGGAAACAAGTGCTTTCTCTCGGTGACATCCAGCAGAAGGTAAAGGAATACAACGCTCAGATCAACAGCAATCTCTACATGGTGCTG AACCGAGATGGATCATACACTGGCTTCATCAGGGTCGTTTTTAAGCTAACTCGCCCTGTGTCACTTCCGTCCCCCGCAAAGACATCCCCACAACTGGAGGAGGGCCAGCAAGAACGGGGGCTGAAGCGCCGGACCTCCTTCTACCTCCCCAAAGGCACGGCTAAACACCTGCATATTAGCTCACGGACACGGGCACGAGAAGTCATAGAGGCCCTGCTCAATAAGTTCACAGTGGTGGACAACCCTGCCAAGTTCGCCCTGTTTGAACGCAGCGAACGTCAAAACCAGA TATATCTCCGTAAGCTGTCTGATGACGAGCGTCCGCTTCACCTGCGTCTTTGTGCCGGACCCAATGAGAAGGTCCTCAGTCTGGTGTTGAAAGAGAATGAAACCGGGGAGATCAAT TGGGATGCCTTCAGCTTTCCTGAGTTGCGCAATTTCCTGCAGATCCTTCAGCGCGAGGAAGAAGAACACGTCCGGCAGATAATCAAGCGCTACGCTCTTACGAGGGATAAGATGAAAGAGGCCTTGGCTAGTGGTACCGCCCCTGGCTGA
- the rassf1 gene encoding ras association domain-containing protein 1 isoform X3 codes for MVLNRDGSYTGFIRVVFKLTRPVSLPSPAKTSPQLEEGQQERGLKRRTSFYLPKGTAKHLHISSRTRAREVIEALLNKFTVVDNPAKFALFERSERQNQIYLRKLSDDERPLHLRLCAGPNEKVLSLVLKENETGEINWDAFSFPELRNFLQILQREEEEHVRQIIKRYALTRDKMKEALASGTAPG; via the exons ATGGTGCTG AACCGAGATGGATCATACACTGGCTTCATCAGGGTCGTTTTTAAGCTAACTCGCCCTGTGTCACTTCCGTCCCCCGCAAAGACATCCCCACAACTGGAGGAGGGCCAGCAAGAACGGGGGCTGAAGCGCCGGACCTCCTTCTACCTCCCCAAAGGCACGGCTAAACACCTGCATATTAGCTCACGGACACGGGCACGAGAAGTCATAGAGGCCCTGCTCAATAAGTTCACAGTGGTGGACAACCCTGCCAAGTTCGCCCTGTTTGAACGCAGCGAACGTCAAAACCAGA TATATCTCCGTAAGCTGTCTGATGACGAGCGTCCGCTTCACCTGCGTCTTTGTGCCGGACCCAATGAGAAGGTCCTCAGTCTGGTGTTGAAAGAGAATGAAACCGGGGAGATCAAT TGGGATGCCTTCAGCTTTCCTGAGTTGCGCAATTTCCTGCAGATCCTTCAGCGCGAGGAAGAAGAACACGTCCGGCAGATAATCAAGCGCTACGCTCTTACGAGGGATAAGATGAAAGAGGCCTTGGCTAGTGGTACCGCCCCTGGCTGA